In Hydractinia symbiolongicarpus strain clone_291-10 chromosome 13, HSymV2.1, whole genome shotgun sequence, a single genomic region encodes these proteins:
- the LOC130624330 gene encoding F-box/WD repeat-containing protein 8-like: protein MDNTNLQKFRAEWVAEIVTKKKDPNSIGDSTADVKVGNVTDSDIHAASSNCSELQSRSYPNVLADVKVDNVTDSDIHVASSNCSELQGRSYPNAFEIANKYLRDVNPECCMCVKQKKKIQKEKQSNEKHNMCKCCNNTSKRLKLDVNTKFHEDATVNEYNEKSENLIDLLIADIDEITCIPFFDLELPKEIAVRIFQYLSLADLASCCLVNSKWKLIAEDDLIWLYWCDALGVREDTDCVAGRSGWKIYIKEKLLERRRIRSKWKERYCEVRDLENETGGILCSAAIYDATLISAYINGSVKLWDLSSGSYGQNLKEKYSRDEDIVTSSCTCVAMNNDICVAGFQNGDLMVWQRNADGRLSAQLIFMRHFEVDVIRSVHVSEVSSKYNMLVCVVSISNFFVLRPDENKSLQEWTWETLLNEQLGDRIVSFLLIDSSVDTPKLAVTIHNQLRVYTLLHGAFIVFDTLIGASFSNIDHKSESLVAGINSFGYNILGGFRIRKYSLSSGKQVSNIIGPHTRITSLNYADCHNDEVVIGCSDHKIRIYDLKTEKLLFVINAIDSEITTLQMDEWKVVSGHKDGNVCLWDRSNDALCWQTTLKHPVQLCRFNENFLTIVNIPTDKFPQNSNWFADDLIQHRRYRGSIRVMDFTKDTFNFTVPHECRAEYNNITGYDYNIQLIAPYDDVAALNLPKL, encoded by the exons ATGGATAATACTAACTTACAAAAGTTTCGAGCAGAATGGGTAGCAGAAATTGTTACGAAAAAGAAAGACCCCAATTCAATTGGTGATAGTACAGCTGATGTCAAAGTTGGCAATGTTACTGATTCAGACATACATGCAGCCAGTAGCAATTGTAGTGAATTGCAAAGTAGATCGTATCCAAACGTGTTAGCTGATGTCAAAGTTGATAATGTTACTGATTCAGACATACATGTAGCCAGTAGCAATTGTAGTGAATTGCAAGGTAGATCGTATCCAAACGCGTTTGAAAttgcaaataaatatttaagaGATGTTAATCCAGAATGTTGTATGtgtgtgaaacaaaaaaagaagattcAAAAAGAAAAGCAATCCAATGAAAAGCATAATATGTGCAAATGTTGTAATAATACCTCGAAAAGATTGAAATTAGATGTGAACACGAAATTCCATGAAGATGCAACAGTAAATGAATACAATGAAAAAAGCGAAAACTTGATCGATTTGTTAATTGCAGATATTGATGAAATAACTTGCATTCCTTTCTTTGATCTTGAATTGCCAAAAGAAATTGCTGTTCGGATATTCCAATATTTGTCTTTGGCAGATTTAGCTAGTTGTTGTTTAGTGAACTCCAAATGGAAATTAATTGCTGAAGATGACTTGATATGGTTGTATTGGTGCGATGCATTGGGCGTGCGTGAGGATACAGATTGTGTTGCAGGGCGTAGCGGAtggaaaatatatataaaagagaAGTTGTTAGAAAGAAGAAGAATACGCAGCAAATGGAAAGAAAGATATTGCGAGGTACGAGACTTGGAAAATGAAACAG GTGGAATTCTATGCTCAGCAGCCATATATGACGCCACATTGATATCTGCTTACATTAATGGATCTGTAAAACTTTGGGACCTCTCATCAGGAAGTTATGGTCAAAATTTGAAGGAAAAATACAGCAGAGATGAGGATATTGTAACGTCCTCGTGTACATGTGTAGCCATGAATAATGACATTTGTGTTGCTGGATTTCAAAATG gtGATCTGATGGTGTGGCAACGAAATGCTGATGGTCGTTTATCGGCTCAATTGATATTTATGCGCCATTTTGAAGTTGACGTCATACGTAGCGTGCACGTGAGTGAAGTCAGCAGTAAATACAACATGCTGGTCTGTGTTGTATCAATATCCAATTTTTTTGTCCTTCGACCTGATGAAAATAAATCGCTGCAAGAATGGACATGGGAGACGCTTTTAAACGAGCAACTGGGAGATAGG ATAGTGAGTTTTCTGTTAATTGATTCGAGTGTGGACACACCCAAACTTGCAGTTACCATTCATAACCAGCTACGCGTATACACTCTCCTTCATGGGGCTTTTATCGTATTCGACACTTTGATTGGTGCATCTTTTTCTAATATTGACCACAAAAGTGAATCTCTTGTTGCTGGTATTAACAGCTTTGGTTATAACATTCTTGGTGGCTTTCGG atcagaAAATATTCTTTAAGCAGTGGTAAACAAGTCTCCAATATAATTGGTCCGCACACAAGAATCACAAGTCTTAATTATGCTGATTGTCATAACGACGAAGTTGTGATTGGTTGTTCAGATCACAAGATTCGAATTTatgatttaaaaacagaaaaattgttGTTTGTGATCAACGCAATAGACTCTGAGATCACGACCTTACAG ATGGATGAGTGGAAAGTGGTAAGTGGTCATAAAGATGGCAATGTTTGCTTGTGGGATCGATCAAATGATGCTTTGTGTTGGCAGACGACACTTAAGCATCCTGTGCAGTTGTGTCGCTTCAATGAAAACTTTTTAACGATTGTGAATATTCCAACAGATAAATTTCCTCAAAATTCAAACTGGTTTGCCGATGATCTTATTCAACACAGACGGTACAGAG gaaGTATTCGAGTTATGGACTTTACAAAAGACACATTCAATTTCACCGTTCCTCACGAATGTCGAGCGGAGTATAACAATATAACTGGTTATGATTACAACATTCAACTGATCGCTCCCTACGATGATGTTGCAGCGCTGAACTTACCGAAATTGTAG
- the LOC130624333 gene encoding ras-related and estrogen-regulated growth inhibitor-like protein: MTTLGLAFIMERQLKKTLKIVVLGDKNTGKTALTVRFLTGKFIHEYVTGEDLVYPHTLNMASGDVKIKILDTSKSNISSCIVDADGIIIVYAINDVKSFRRAKELCLHINVITSSNLPCVAIVANKSDLWHYRNVMRSDGEYLAKKQNCKYFELSALTDREGVDRMFTVLVKLIHEKLLYDLKSSSVILLEGPPPDDFEGRRRSRSLQLPPKEKKHLAHKSPVILRKILKSWNSSSLSRSKSTDKLNF, translated from the exons ATGACAACTTTGGGACTCGCTTTTATAATGGAGAGACAACTGAAGAAGACACTTAAAATTGTAGTTTTAGgtgataaaaacacaggaaaaacaG CATTGACGGTGCGCTTTCTTACTGGGAAATTTATTCATGAATATGTCACGGGAGAAGACTTGGTGTATCCACACACATTAAACATGGCGTCTGGAGATGTGAAAATCAAAATCTTAGACACATCTAAAAGT AACATATCAAGTTGCATCGTTGATGCTGATGGTATCATTATCGTATATGCTATCAATGACGTAAAAAGCTTCCGAAGAGCAAAAGAATTGTGTTTACATATTAACGTCATAACCAGCAGCAATCTACCTTGCGTGGCTATCGTAGCTAATAAATCAGATCTATGGCACTACAGAAATGTGATGCGTTCTGATGGCGAATATCTCGCCAAGAAACAAAACTGCAAGTACTTTGAACTATCTGCTTTAACTGATAGAGAAGGCGTAGACAGAATGTTCACAGTTTTAGTGAAACTAATTCACGAAAAACTTTTATATGACTTGAAAAGTAGCTCTGTAATATTATTAGAAGGACCGCCACCTGATGACTTTGAAGGAAGAAGAAGATCAAGATCTCTTCAGTTACCTCCGAAAGAGAAGAAACATCTTGCTCACAAGAGTCCTGTGATCTTACGCAAAATCCTAAAATCTTGGAATAGTTCTTCTCTTAGCCGTTCAAAATCTACTGACAAgttaaatttttga